A stretch of DNA from Lysinibacillus sp. B2A1:
TACGTTTAATTTGTACAAACATATTAATTAAACGCCTTTAAAACATCTTCTACTTTTTGTGTTTCAGAAGTTAATCCGCCACCTGATAAATACCATACTTGTGGATCAAGGTAGAAGATTTTGCTGTTTTTCGCAGCATTAGTAGCACTAACGATTTCATTTTCAATTGCAGCTTTTGTACCTGACTCACCTTCTGGATTTACTGCAGCGTCACGGTCAACTACAAATAAAACATCTGGATTTGTATCACGAATATATTCAAAGCTTACATTGTCACCGTGAGTATCAACTTTAATATTTTCATCAGCAGCCTTTACACCAAATACATCATGAATCACACCGAAGCGTGAACCAGAACCATATGCAGATAATGAGCCTTCAGAACCTAAAACGATTAAAGCTTTCTCTTCTGACGCAGCAGTTTTTTCTTTTACTTCTTCTACTTTAGCTTGGTATGCAGCAAATGCATCAGCAGCTTCTTTTTCTTTACCGAAAATTTTACCAGCTAATTCAGTATTCGTTTTGAATGATTCTACAAAATTAGCGTTATCTACACCAACAAATACTGTTGGTGCGATTTTAGAAAGTTCCTCATAAGCTGAAGCTTGACGACCAGAAATGAAAATAATATCAGGAGTCATTGAAGAAATCGCTTCAAAATCAGGCTCTTTTAAAGAACCAACGTTTACGTAAGTTGTATCAGTATATTTGCTTAAATAGCTAGGAACTGATTGTTGAGGAAGACCTGCAACTTCTACTCCTAAAGCATCTAAAGTATCAAGGAAACCGTAGTCAAATACTACAACGTTTTTTGGTTGTTCTTTAAGTGTTACTTCTTCAAATGTACTTTCTCCACTTGTGCTACCTGGAATTGTGATTGGGTAAGCTGAAGCCTCTTCTTTTTGTTCTTCAGCTGGTTTATCAGTTGTCGTACCTTTATCTTCTTCTTTAGCTTCTTCCTTAGAACTACAAGCAGCTAATACTAATAGCATCATCGCCATTAATACAGTAAGTAATTTCCAATTCTTCATTGTAAAATTGCTCCTTTAAAATTATAATTTATAGTTTAATGATGGTTGAACCATCTATTACTACTAAGAGTTAAAATACACGCATATACGACAGCCATTCTGTTCCTGAACAGGGATATCCATATCATAGATTTCCTTCAAAGCATCTGAGTTGATGATGTCATTGGTTGGTCCGTCTTTCACAACACGTCCATTTTTTAAAGCTACGATATGATCAGAATATACCGATGCAAAGTTAATATCATGCAATACAATCACAACCGTTTTACCTAGCTCATCTACTAGCTTTCGTAAAATTTTCATGATTTGCACAGAGTGCTTCATATCTAAATTGTTAAGTGGTTCATCAAGCAATATATAGTCTGTATCCTGAGCTATAACCATAGCAATAAATGCACGCTGGCGTTGACCACCTGATAATTCATCCAAATAATTGTGTTGCATATCATCTAAATTCATATATTGAATAGCTTCATCTACCTTTTGCTCATCTTCTGGCTTTAAATTTCCTTTTGAATAAGGGAAACGACCAAATGACACAAGCTCACGAATGGTTAGACGTACATTCATATAGTTTGATTGCTTCAAAATAGAAACACGCTTCGCAAAGTCATCTGATTTCCAACGACGTACATCTGATTTATCGAGTAATACTTCTCCAGTATCTGCATTTAGTAAACGGCTTACCATTGAAAGTAATGTTGATTTACCTGCACCATTTGGTCCAATAAATGAAGTAATTTTCCCTGGTGCAACGTCGACACTGACATCTTGAATGACCGGTTTCTTACCAAAAAACTTGGAGAGTTCCTTTACTTGGATCATCCTGCTGACCTACTTTCCTTCAATAATAAGTAGATGAAGTACACGCCACCTACAAAGTTTATAATAACGCTAAGTGTTGTATCAAAGTTGAAAATACGTTCGACCATCCACTGACCACCGACTAAAGCAACAATACTCATTACACAAGAACCCGCTATTAACACAGAGTGCTTGTACGTTTTGAAAAATTGATAAGATAAATTCGCTACGATTAAACCAAAGAATGTAATGGGTCCAACAAGAGCAGTAGATACTGCAATTAACACCGAGGACAGTATAAGCATGCGCTGTACAAGCTTATCGTATGGCACTCCTAAGTTAATAGCTGTATCACGCCCAAGAGACATTACGTCTAATTGGCTCATATGACGCCAGCCATAGACAAAGGCAACTACAATTGCAATAGCTGCTAGCCACACTAAATCCGAATTCACATTATTGAAGCTTGCAAACATTTTACTTTGTAAGCTTAAAAATTCATTCGGATCAATTAATACTTGGAAGAACGTTGTAACGCTTCCTAAAAACGTTCCTACTATCATCCCAACAAGCAGTAAGAAATAAATTGGACGCTTTCCCTCTTTGAACAATACTCGATAGAAAATTAGCGCAAAGACAACCATCGCTGAAACAGCAAGTAAAAAATTGTATTGAGCGCTAATCACAAATATCGACATTGAACCAAAGAAATAGTAGATGATTGTTTGGACCATCATATATAACGCATCAAGTCCCATTACACTTGGCGTTAAAATACGGTTATGTGTAATCGTTTGGAAAACCACAGTAGAATATGCAATAGCTATTCCAGTTAACGTCATCGCTACGACTTTAATAAGGCGTCGAGGGAACGCATAATGATAGTTTCCATTCAATTCATAAAATACATACAGTAAGATAGAAGCTACTGCAAGACCAATCAAAATCAACATCTTTGTATGATTACGCATATGCTCTCCCCCTAAACAACATAATTAGGAAAATCGCACTTCCGATGACACCAACTGTCATACTAATTGGAATTTCATAAGGGAAAATCAGCACACGCCCTAAAATGTCGCATAATAGTAAAAACGACATCCCTAGCAAAGCTGTATGAGGCAATGTTTTAGCAAGATTATCCCCCTTGAACAGCGAAATGATATTTGGAATGATTAACCCAAGGAAAGGAATCACACCAACAGTAAGCACTACTGTTGTTGAAATAAGGGCTACTAGCACTAAACCTAAATTCACAACGAATTTGTAGGAGAGACCGAGGTTTTTAGCAAAATCCTCACCCATACCAGCCACTGTGAAACGGTTTGCATAAATGTAAGCTAAAATCAGCACGGGTACACTTATGTATAAAAGTTCATAACGACCTTTCATCATTAATGAGAAATCTCCTTGTAACCATGCAGAAATGTTTTGGATAATATCCGCCTTATACGCAAAGAATGTCGTAATTGACGAAAGAATATTCCCAAACATCAAGCCAATAAGCGGTATAAAGATCGCATCTTTAAATTTTATTCGATTTAATATTTGCATAAATAGTAGTGTGCCAGCTAAAGCAAATATGAAAGCGAAGGAAATTTTTTGAAAATACGTGACATTCGTAAAAAACATCATCGAAATCAGTACACCCAGCTTTGTGGCATCTAAAGTACCTGCTGTTGTGGGTGACACAAACTTATTCCTACTTAAGCTTTGCATAATTAAACCAGCAATACTCATACCTGCTCCAGCCAGTAAAATGGCTACAAGTCTTGGTACACGACTAATTAAAAAAAGTCTAGTTTCTTCTGATTGGAAGTCTAATAGATCACTCGGTTTAATATTCACTACTCCAATAAACAGTGACACAATCGACAACACTACAGTTGCTGTTAAAAGATATCTTATTTTCATTGTAATCCCCGGTAGATTCATTTTAGCTCGTAATCCATTCTCTAGTGAAAATGATTATCATTACTCACGATTTTCATTATAAGTCTGTTTTTATTCTCAGTCAACCTATAAATGAGAATTGTTCTCGTTTTTACTAGAATCCTTTAAAAACGAGCTTAAATAACAAAATAGCAACATTTTCTTTTATTTCACAAAATCAATTATGCCTCGGCATAATTGAGTCCGGAATCGGCTTTGTGCTTACACAAAGTACTCCTTTCCGATTCCGTGACATCCGCCGGAGGCTTTAACTTATTTCAGCGGGTGTTTGGACACCCGTTGAAAAGCAGCTTAAATTTGCATTCACCTCTCCGCCCATAGAGGTGGGAGACTTCTGCTGAAAGAAGTTAAAAACTTTCACTTATTCTTCAAATTTCTTATACAAAGTGAAAAGGTAATTGAGAATAAAATACTTTATCTTTCCTCAATCACCTTTTTAATTAAGCTATACGTTGATTTCTTTTTAGCCATGCAAAAATAATAAAAATTACTAACATAAAACCTACATATCCCATAACAGCATATAGCTTTGCCACAAGTGTCGTAAATCCAGCAAGGCTTGCAAGAAAACCCAAGATGCCAATAATGACGCTCGCTACCTTAAAGCTCGGTTTATTAGGTTTAAAAAAACGTACCATGAAGGAATAGAACATTCCTACCGCAGTATTATAAATCATTCCCAATAGAGAGAAGGACATTAGAAGACCAACGAATGGATGAATTTCATTTGCCAATGCCAGCATCGGTATGTCCAATCCTACTATGACATTCATTTTAGCAAGAAGGGAAAGATTAATTAGCAATATTAAAGCTCCAAGCAAAACCCCACCTATAATGCCACCCATACCCGCAACTTTTTCATTGCGAATAGCCCCACACATAACTGTTAAAAGTGAAAAACAAACACCAATATTAAAAGACATATAGAGTAAAGCCGTCATCCACCAGCTTTTAGTACTTATTTGTGCCTGCTGTGCAATAACAGCTTGTTCTACAAAGGTAATATCCATCGTGGCTAATGAATAGACAGCTATTATGGATACAATGATGAGCAGATAAGGGGTAGCAATCGCAATGATATTGATGATGCTTTTCACATTCATCATGACTGTTACTATCGTAAGAACAATCATGCAAATGCTCCCTAGCCAAACAGGTAGTCCAAACATTTGGTGGAATGTGGCACCCGCTCCAGCAAACATGATAACCGCTACGCCAAATAGAAAGAGTGACAGTAAATAATCCATCAC
This window harbors:
- a CDS encoding ferrichrome ABC transporter substrate-binding protein, which encodes MKNWKLLTVLMAMMLLVLAACSSKEEAKEEDKGTTTDKPAEEQKEEASAYPITIPGSTSGESTFEEVTLKEQPKNVVVFDYGFLDTLDALGVEVAGLPQQSVPSYLSKYTDTTYVNVGSLKEPDFEAISSMTPDIIFISGRQASAYEELSKIAPTVFVGVDNANFVESFKTNTELAGKIFGKEKEAADAFAAYQAKVEEVKEKTAASEEKALIVLGSEGSLSAYGSGSRFGVIHDVFGVKAADENIKVDTHGDNVSFEYIRDTNPDVLFVVDRDAAVNPEGESGTKAAIENEIVSATNAAKNSKIFYLDPQVWYLSGGGLTSETQKVEDVLKAFN
- a CDS encoding iron ABC transporter ATP-binding protein — translated: MIQVKELSKFFGKKPVIQDVSVDVAPGKITSFIGPNGAGKSTLLSMVSRLLNADTGEVLLDKSDVRRWKSDDFAKRVSILKQSNYMNVRLTIRELVSFGRFPYSKGNLKPEDEQKVDEAIQYMNLDDMQHNYLDELSGGQRQRAFIAMVIAQDTDYILLDEPLNNLDMKHSVQIMKILRKLVDELGKTVVIVLHDINFASVYSDHIVALKNGRVVKDGPTNDIINSDALKEIYDMDIPVQEQNGCRICVYFNS
- a CDS encoding iron ABC transporter permease, with the protein product MRNHTKMLILIGLAVASILLYVFYELNGNYHYAFPRRLIKVVAMTLTGIAIAYSTVVFQTITHNRILTPSVMGLDALYMMVQTIIYYFFGSMSIFVISAQYNFLLAVSAMVVFALIFYRVLFKEGKRPIYFLLLVGMIVGTFLGSVTTFFQVLIDPNEFLSLQSKMFASFNNVNSDLVWLAAIAIVVAFVYGWRHMSQLDVMSLGRDTAINLGVPYDKLVQRMLILSSVLIAVSTALVGPITFFGLIVANLSYQFFKTYKHSVLIAGSCVMSIVALVGGQWMVERIFNFDTTLSVIINFVGGVYFIYLLLKESRSAG
- a CDS encoding iron ABC transporter permease; its protein translation is MKIRYLLTATVVLSIVSLFIGVVNIKPSDLLDFQSEETRLFLISRVPRLVAILLAGAGMSIAGLIMQSLSRNKFVSPTTAGTLDATKLGVLISMMFFTNVTYFQKISFAFIFALAGTLLFMQILNRIKFKDAIFIPLIGLMFGNILSSITTFFAYKADIIQNISAWLQGDFSLMMKGRYELLYISVPVLILAYIYANRFTVAGMGEDFAKNLGLSYKFVVNLGLVLVALISTTVVLTVGVIPFLGLIIPNIISLFKGDNLAKTLPHTALLGMSFLLLCDILGRVLIFPYEIPISMTVGVIGSAIFLIMLFRGRAYA